In Hugenholtzia roseola DSM 9546, the sequence GAACTCACCGACAAAGCAAAAGCACTTTTGGCTAAAATCGAGCCTTTGCGTCGCGACTCTAACCGTATCCTTTTCGAAGAGATGACCGATTCTGACAAGCAAAAACTCCTCAACTTGCTTACCCAGTGCTTCGAGCGCATCTATTGGGCAGATAGCGGCAGAATCACTATCTAAGCCAACTTAGGTAGGGCTATTTTCTAAGCCACTTACTCGCGCTTTTCTCAAAAGAAAGCAGAAATAATTACCTTCGTTTTGCACTTTGAAATAAAAGGCAGAGCGAAGGTTTTATTTTCGAGCCTCCTTTCGCCTAATCAAAGAGCTTCTACGGTGAAGATTTTGCTAAAAAGATTTTGCTAAGATAGCCAATTTATGCAAACAGTTCCTAAATTTTTGTCTGATTTAGCTTCTTTTTCTTTTCTTCAATCTCAAAATCGTTGTTTCTACACTTTTTAACCTCAATAGTTCTTTTTGCTTGCTAAAAATACGCGCTCCCTTCTTTTTTTTATTTTCTCCCGCTATGTAATTTTGAGCCAAAAATAAAAAATTCGCCCTGTGGCTTTTTTCTAATTTCAAAAGGCTTTTCTACCAAAATATTTTACAGGCACATCTGATTAGAAAAAAAACTAACCCTTTTTTTGTACTTTTATGCGCCAAAAGGAAAAGTTCGCCAAATGCGCCCCGCCTTTTCCCAGTAATGTTAAGTTCTGTAAAAAAACTTGTTTTGTCAAATTAGAAACGAAATAAAATTTGGACTTAAACCCTAAGGGTCTTCAAGACCCTTAGGATTTGGGGCATAGGACAAGACATTGCCTTGTCCCTACATTCGCGCCTTTGTAAAAACAGCCCTTTTTCGGCTATTCTTTTAGCCCTTTTCACCTTATCTCCAAGATTTTCGCTTATATTTGCCTTTTGGTTTCTTATTCTTCAACACAAGCAAAAGCGGTTTTTATGTCTTTATCCGATTCTGTATCTGCCCTATACGCGCTTTCACCCATCGACGGACGGTATGCACAACAAAGCGGCGAACTAAATGCCTATTTTTCAGAATATGCCCTCATTCGCTATCGCGTTTTGGTAGAGGTGGAATATTTTATCGCCCTTTGTGAGTTTTCGCTGCCTCAATTGCCTTTGCTTTCTACCGAACAAAAGCGTTTGCTTTCGCAAATTTATCAGGACTTTTCGCAAGCGGAAGCATTGGAAATCAAAGAAATTGAGAAAACAACGAATCACGACGTAAAGGCGGTTGAATATTTTTTAAAGGCGCGTTTTAAAAAATTGGGCTTAGAAGCATACGAGGAATTTATCCATTTCGGACTTACCTCACAAGACATCAACAACACAGCTACGCCCCTGCTTTTGAAAGAAGCCGAACAAAATGTATTGCTGCCTTTTTTAGAACAGCTCATTCAACAAATAGAACATTTTGCGAATCTTTGGGCAAATGTCCCCATGCTTGCCTATACGCATGGGCAGCCTGCTTCGCCTACGCGCGTGGGAAAGGAGCTACAAGTTTTTGCCTACCGCCTACGGCAGCAGTTACAAAGTTTGAAGCAAGTCCCCTTTGCGGCTAAATTTGGAGGGGCAACGGGTAATTTCAATGCCCATGTGGTAGCCTATCCTGCACTGGATTGGCAGCGTTTTGCACAGCAATTTGTAGAAAATAATTTGGGGCTAAAACGCGCCCTTTGGACAACCCAAATAGAAAATTACGACCATCTGGCGGCACGTTTTGATGCCTACAAGCGTTTGAATACGATTTTAATAGATTTTTGTAGAGATATTTGGGCTTATATTTCTATGAATTATTTTAAACAAAAAATCAAAGCAGGCGAAATTGGCTCTTCTGCCATGCCGCACAAAGTCAATCCCATCGATTTTGAAAATGCAGAGGGAAATTTGGGAATTGCCAACGCCATCTTAGAACATTTGGCGGCTAAACTGCCTATCTCACGTCTGCAACGCGACCTAACCGACTCTACCGTCTTGCGAAATATCGGCGTACCTTTGGCGCATGGGCTTATTGCTTGGAAATCTATTTTAAAAGGCTTATCAAAATTAGAACTACATGAGGCTAAAATTGAGCAAGACTTAGAAAATAACTGGGCAGTAGTGGCAGAGGCTATCCAAACCATTTTGAGGCGAGAAGGCTACCCCAAACCTTATGAAGCCCTCAAAGAGCTAACGCGCACAGGAAAGCGCATAGAAAAGGCTATGATTGAGGATTTTATAGAAAGCCTGCAAGTGGAAACGGCGATAAAAGAAGAACTCAAACAAATTTCGCCTTCAAACTATGTTGGTTTGTAACTTAGATTTAATCTCCCTTTTTCGATGAAGACCTTAGAAGAATTTAAAGATTTTTTTGCCTCCTTAGAAGACGACATCGCCCTTTTGGAGGAAGAAAGGCGCAAACGCATCAAGATGCAGGCAGGGGTCTTGTTGCTTGTGATGCTACTTTGCACCCTTACTTTGGGCGTAGCCTATTCTTTTAATAACTATTTATCGTGGGGAATTGGTATTTTTTTGGTAATTGCTTGGATTGCCGCAGGTGCTTATGGTACGTATTGGCTCTCACGTAGGGAAGATTTGGGGGCGCAATACAAAGAAACGGTAGTTTCTCAAATCGTGCAATTTATGGACGAAGGGCTTAACTATGAAGCCGAAAAATTCGTCGAGTACGAGCATTTTCGGCAGGCACGTATTTTCCTACAACGCCCCGACTACTACAAAGGAGATGACTACATCAGCGGCAACTTTGGCGATTTCGAGGTAGAATTTTCGGAAATAAAGGTCGCCTATGAGCAGTTTGAGGCACGTACCAAAACGGCAAAATCGGCTTGGAAGACGATTTTTCATGGCATCTTTCTGGTAGCCACTTTGCCCGAAGAAGTGCCTACGCCTATGATTATTCTTTCTAATCGCTATCAAAAGTATTTCGGACTTTTAGGCGAAACCATACAGCTATACAATTTCAGACGCAACCTAAAAAAGGTGCGCCTCTACGACCGCGAGTTTTCAAAAGAGTTTGTCGTCTATGCACACAAACCCATCTTGGCGCGTCCTTTTCTGAATCCTACTTTTAAAGAAAAATTATTACAGTTAAAAGAAAAAACAGGCAAAGACGTGCATCTTTCCCTGCGTGAGAACAAGCTCTATGTCGCGCTCAAAATGGACAGAAACTTTTTCTCCGTCAATCCCTTTCGCTCTTTTTTGCGCTACCGCGCCGCTTGGCGACTTTACTATGATATGGTCTTTATCTTAGAAGTCTTGCAAGCCTTACAAGGTGGTCTGAATGACGAAGGGGAAGAATAAAATCACTTATCTAACTATTTTCTCTTTTTCCCATGCAAAAAGCCGAACTTATCCAGCAAATTCATGCTAAAAAATCTTTTCTTTGTGTAGGATTAGATACCGATTTATACAAACTTCCGAAGCACTACGCGCCTACGCCCGATTCTATTTTAGACTTTAATAAAAAAATTATAGAAGCAACGCTACCTTTTGCGGTAAGCTACAAAATCAATACAGCTTTTTATGAGGCTTTGGGTAAAATAGGCTGGGAAATCCTGCATGCCACTTTCGAGATGCTGCCTGCCGAAGTTTTCAAGATTGCAGATGCCAAAAGAGGCGATATTGGCAATACTTCTAATTTATATGCACGTGCTTTTTTTGAGCAAATGAAAGTAGATGCCCTTACCGTTGCGCCTTACATGGGCTATGATTCAATCGCACCTTTTTTGGCTTATTCCGAAAAATGGACAATTTTGTTAGGGCTTACTTCTAATGCAGGGGCAGCCGATTTTGAGTTACAAAAATTAGAAAATGGCGATTTTTTGTATGAAAATGTGATAAAAAAAGCACAAAGTTGGGGAAATCCGAGCCAACTTATGTTCGTTGTCGGCGCAACCCAAAAAGCACACTTACAGGCTTTGCGAGCATTAGCTCCCGATTCTTTCTTTTTAGTGCCGGGCGTAGGGGCGCAGGGAGGCGAACTTGCGAGCGTGGTAGAAGCCGCCCTCACCGCCGAAATAGGCTTGCTTATCAATTCTTCCCGACAAATCATTTATGCCGATTCGAGCGAAAATTTTGCCGCCGCCGCCGCCCAAGAAGCACAAAAGTTGCAAATGGAAATGGCTAAATTTATTTGATATTGTGTTAAAAATTTCGCTTTCTAAGTTGAAAAATATAAATTCCCTATTCCTACTGCCTTTATCGAGGCAATAGGAATAGGAAACGAAAATTTATAAAAGAGTTTTAAATTTATCTAAAATTGGAAAGTACATTGTATCTGCCAACGTGCATGGGCTTTTACCTGCCCTTTGGCTAAGTGCTGCGACAAAGGATTTTGGTACAAAGCACCCAGCGATAACTGCCTGATATAGAGATTGATACCCAAATTTCCTGCCAAAAGATTGCCCCCTGTATCGGGATTGACAAGCCCATCAAGCCTATCGTGTGCGCTATGCTCGAAATAAGTGCCTGCATAAGCCATGATGCCAAATGATTTAAAATTTTTAACTTGAAATAGCATCAAATTTCCACTAATGCGGTTTCCAAACAAATAGTTTTGAGAATTTTTTGTATTGATTTTATAGTTTATATCTGCTTGTAAGCCTGTATTTTTCCAACGTAGTGTATAAATCAGATTGCCAAGAAAATCATAACTTCCAGTGCCTAACTGAAAATTAGGATTTGCAACTGCCTCTAAATCATTTTCATCATAACGGTACGCTCCTGTTTTGAGTTTGATGCCGCCTCCAAGTCGCAATTCTTGTTTTAAAATTCGGGTAGAGTCGCCTTTTAAAAGGTGTTCTTTTTTGAAGATTTCATAATTTGCCGTTAGTACAATATCGCCCAAACCTTGTAGATAAAGGGTTTGGGAAGAAGTAATTTGAGTATTAAATTGATAGGGAATAAAACCCAAAACTTGAACTTTTTTATGCGGATACAACCTAAAAAAAGCCTCTACCGTTTGGAAATTTTCCTTCGTTTCGAAGAGTCTGCCATAGCCCAAATGCGAATCAAAACTCGCCTGACGGTAGCGCAAACCCACAAAATGCTGATTCCATTGTGGCAGCATGCCTACATAATACCCCCCAACTCCACAGCCACACAAATCGCAGGCAGCAAGATTTTGAAAAGGCAAAAATCCGACACAAGACAATAAGAACAAGAAAAACAAAGGATACATTCGTTTTTTTAAAGTATTATTTTTCATGTAATTTTATGAAATATGTTTGTTTTATTCAGCAAAGAGTGGATTTCGTACAAAGTTTTCGTCTGTGAGCGTCTGCAAAAAAGCAATAATTAGCTCCGATTCTTCCGCAGTAAGGGCAAGCCCCAAAGTGCCGTCCTCTTTTTGCAACAAAGGGTCTAAATTGGGGAGCGGCTGCACTTCTTCTCTATAATGTCGCAATACCTCTCTAAGGGTATAAAACCTGCCGTCGTGCATGTAGGGCGCAGTTAGGACTACATTGCGTAGGCTGGGCGTTTTGAACTTAAAATCGTCTTCGGGATTCAAAGTAATTTCACTTCTTCCCTTATCGGGGCGCGGCTTAGGCGCAAGTCCGTTGTTGCGAAAGGCAAAATCCGAAAAAAGCGTACCTTGATGACAGGGCGCACATTTCTGTTCAAAAAGTGCCAAACCTGCCTTTTCTGTGTCGTTTAAAGCCTGCTGATTGCCCAAAAAGTAAGCATCATAGCGGGTATCTGCCGAAACAGCTACCAACATAAATTGCGAAAGTGCTTTTAAAAATAATTCTGTTGTTATTTCTTTTGTGCCAAAAGCCGCTTCAAATAAAGGAGGATATTTCGGGTTCTGACGAATTTTTTGTAATACATGTTGAAGTTCCTCGTCCATTTCTACTTCGGTTTCGATGGGAACAATCGCAAATAAGTCCAGATGACGTACACCGCCTTCCCAAGAAAAACTATTGTGCCAAGCCAAGTTCATAATCGCGGGCGTGTTGCGCCTGCCCAATCTGTCGTCGATGCCATGACTCAAATCGTGTCCATGGTGGGTGAAAGCGGAACTTGGAATATGACAACTTCCACAAGAAATTGTGCCATCTCTTGATAAATCTCCTTCAAAAAAAAGAGCCTTACCCAATTCAAAGCCTTCGGTCGTGATAGGATTTTGGCTCAAATCGTAGTCCATTTTGGGGAAATGCGCAGGAATTTGCATCTCTATTTTGGGCTTTATGCTTTTTTCACTTTCGCAAGCGAAAAGAAAAAAAAGCAGATAAAATAGACAAATAACTTTGTATTTTTTCATTTGTGAAATTAGAAAAAATTGTGTTAGAAAACCAGACCGCTATTAGCGATTTATAGATGGCTAATAGGGTCTGGATACTGATTTAATCCCAACAATTAGTCGTTGTGCATGTGGTGAAACATGAACATGTTGGTATAATTATCGGCAATTTTAGTAGAAAAAGGACTGAACATAACCGTTCCATTTTCTGCAATGCGTACCTGATGCGTACCCTCAAAAACTTTTAATAAATCCACTGTAATATGCAAAAGTGGTGTTTGATTCTGACGAACTTCCGCCGCTTTTGCACCCAAATTCAAGGTTACGGTTTTGATGTTGTTGATAGTAGGCGATTCATAACCACCGAAACCGCCGATATGGTAGCGGAATTTGTTTTCGCCATTCGGGTCTGGTGCAGCCTTTGAAGACATGCCTTCCATCTTGAAAAAGATGTAACCCGAATTCCAACTCCAATACATTTTGTCTTCGCCTGTGTTATTAGCAGGGTCTAAAACGCCTGTTCGACGGCTCAAATCCATCGTATTGCGCAGGCTATCCACGCCTACCATGAAGCGAATAGACTTGTAATTGCCCGCAGGCACATTAGGAATTGAAATAAACTGTGAATTTTTATCTGACTCTTTCACCAAAAAGTATGATTCTTCTTGGGGTACGACGTACTCATTTCCTTTTTCGTCAATGAGGACAAAATTAGAAAGATAATAATTCAATAGCGTAACGGTGAAATCTTCACCATGCGCATTTTGGTAGCGCGTTGTACCTAATTGTAGGTTTTCTTCGCCGACTACATTGTCAAATTCGAAACGCATTGTGCCTTTTTCGTTGGGATTGATAGGTGCAGGCGCGTCCTCGTTTTTGTCGCAGGCAGTACAAGCCACCAAAAGCAAGGTGAGCAGTAGAGAAAATGTGCGGAATGAGAAAGAAAGTTTGTGTAACATAAAACAAATGGTTTGAATGAGATTAGATAAACATAATAATTGAAAATAAAGACAAAGAAAGGACGTATTCGTTTTTTCCAACTTTAAAGTAGGCATAAAACGAGCAAGAAAGAAGGCAGTAGCCGCATCAGCAAGCCGATACTGCACCATAACAAAAGCAAAGGAGGGCAGCGAAAAGCCACCAAGCCGCACTGTTTTTAGGCTAAACAAGGCAGAAGTAGCCGTCTGACAACAGTAGAGCTGACAAAAGAAAGTTCAATAAGGGTGAGAAAGAGGGAAACAACTGCGTTTCCTTTTAGGCAATGGGAGGTCTAAAAATTTGCCCTACTTCGTTTGTAATTAAACTAAAATGATAAGAGGTTTTTGCTTTTTCTGCCACTTGATTGGAATAAAAAATGGGCAATACAGCAGGAACTTCTATTTTTTCAAAGTCGTAATATTCTACAAAACTAATTTTTAAATTTTCTACTAACTTCTGATTTTGCTCACTTTGTTTTTCAAGTTGGCGACGCAAATAACAATGCCCCTGACAGCCGTTTTGCTCCTGATTGCGAAATTCACACAAAAGAGCGGCTATTGAGGCTTGTCGCATTTGAAACGAAACGACAGTTGCCATTTTTACCGTCGGTAAAAGCAGAACTAAAAGCAGCAATAAAAAGGATAGACCGCGTCTCATAGCGCAAAGATAAGATAAAAAAAAGGGAAATCCAAAAAAAATCGTAGCTTAGATAAAAAAATAAAATCAAGGCGCACTTTCTAACACAGAAGGCGTTTAGAATCTGTTTGAAAAGGGCGAAAATTTATTTGAAAGTGTAGTTTTTTTCTTATTTTTGTAGGGGAAAGAAAGGCTGAAAAATTCCTCGCTTTTTGCTTTTTGCTACAAAAAACACGCACAAAATCTAATGAAATATTCACAAATTAGAGAAGAAGAGCTTAAAAATAAGGTTGCAGAAACGTACTTTGCTCCTTACGATTGCACGCGCATTGTGGGCAATATAGACTTTTGTGTGCTATTGCGGCAGGATTTGCCCAGCATTTTTGAGGCACAGAGCCTGCTTTGGGCAGAGGCAAAAAAAGGCACTGCCGACCCACTTCTTTCCCTTACCCAACTTATTCTCACCATTGGAAAGGCGCGAACTTTCGATATTTTCCTGCCACCTGCCTTTTTAGGGGCTTTTGATGCGGAAAAAATTGCGTTCATTCCATACAATGAAGTTCAGGATATTTTCTATCTAAATGATTTTAATTGGAACGTTACGCCTTCAAATTACGACACAAAGGAGTTTAAACTAATTTACAAAAAAGTAAAAGATACACTCGAAAAGGCGACCTTTTTGTTTTACTATGAAGCTGATAATCAAGAACTTGAAAAGTTTATTGCCCAAAATTTTGTTTCCGATAGGTCAGAACTTGCCAAAATAAGAATAGACAAAAACAACTTTATTTCTATTTACAATAAATGGCTCAAAACCGTAAAACCTACGATTGCGGTGAACTGGGATTTGACGCAAAAAGTGGGCATCATCGATGGCGATTTTTATTTAGCCGACTTGCTTTCAAAAGAAAACGAAACTTTAAAAGATAAATTATTCGTTTTACTTAGACAAAATATTTATGAATTAGACAGAAAAATTGACGAACTCGGCATGTTTAGTTCGCGAAAAACTGCCTTCAACGACCAACAAAAAGCACACGCCCAATTTTGGAACAAATACGAAAGACCGCCAAGCGAAGCCTATTGGGACTACATTGTCGCACGTAGAGATTTGCTTGTGCCGCAGGATATTAGGGAGCGAAAGGGTAGTTTTTTTACGCCCCAAATGTGGGTAGAGCTTTCACAAAAATACCTATCAGACCTATTAGGCGAAGATTGGCAGGACGAATATTACATCTGGGACTGTGCAGCAGGAACGGGTAATTTATTAACAGGTTTGACTAATAAATACCACATTTGGGCTTCTACTTTGGACAAACAAGACGTAGATGTGATGCACGACCGTATCAAAAATGGTGCAAACTTATTAGAACAACAAGTTTTTCAATTTGACTTTTTAAATGATGATTTTAGCAAACTACCTCAAAATTTGCAGGAAGTTTTAAACAATCCAAACAAAAGAAAAAAACTTATTATTTATATCAATCCCCCTTATGCGGAAGCCCCAAACAAAGACTTCACAAGGTTAGCCAAAAAGTCGGTACAACAATCTAAAACGAATGAAAAATATGCAAACCTTTTAGGGCAGGGCAATAGAGAACTGTTTGCGCAATTTCTTACTCGCATCTACCAAGAAATTCCCGATTGTATAATCGCACATTTTTCTACTTTAAAAAT encodes:
- the purB gene encoding adenylosuccinate lyase, translated to MSLSDSVSALYALSPIDGRYAQQSGELNAYFSEYALIRYRVLVEVEYFIALCEFSLPQLPLLSTEQKRLLSQIYQDFSQAEALEIKEIEKTTNHDVKAVEYFLKARFKKLGLEAYEEFIHFGLTSQDINNTATPLLLKEAEQNVLLPFLEQLIQQIEHFANLWANVPMLAYTHGQPASPTRVGKELQVFAYRLRQQLQSLKQVPFAAKFGGATGNFNAHVVAYPALDWQRFAQQFVENNLGLKRALWTTQIENYDHLAARFDAYKRLNTILIDFCRDIWAYISMNYFKQKIKAGEIGSSAMPHKVNPIDFENAEGNLGIANAILEHLAAKLPISRLQRDLTDSTVLRNIGVPLAHGLIAWKSILKGLSKLELHEAKIEQDLENNWAVVAEAIQTILRREGYPKPYEALKELTRTGKRIEKAMIEDFIESLQVETAIKEELKQISPSNYVGL
- a CDS encoding DUF3137 domain-containing protein — protein: MKTLEEFKDFFASLEDDIALLEEERRKRIKMQAGVLLLVMLLCTLTLGVAYSFNNYLSWGIGIFLVIAWIAAGAYGTYWLSRREDLGAQYKETVVSQIVQFMDEGLNYEAEKFVEYEHFRQARIFLQRPDYYKGDDYISGNFGDFEVEFSEIKVAYEQFEARTKTAKSAWKTIFHGIFLVATLPEEVPTPMIILSNRYQKYFGLLGETIQLYNFRRNLKKVRLYDREFSKEFVVYAHKPILARPFLNPTFKEKLLQLKEKTGKDVHLSLRENKLYVALKMDRNFFSVNPFRSFLRYRAAWRLYYDMVFILEVLQALQGGLNDEGEE
- the pyrF gene encoding orotidine-5'-phosphate decarboxylase translates to MQKAELIQQIHAKKSFLCVGLDTDLYKLPKHYAPTPDSILDFNKKIIEATLPFAVSYKINTAFYEALGKIGWEILHATFEMLPAEVFKIADAKRGDIGNTSNLYARAFFEQMKVDALTVAPYMGYDSIAPFLAYSEKWTILLGLTSNAGAADFELQKLENGDFLYENVIKKAQSWGNPSQLMFVVGATQKAHLQALRALAPDSFFLVPGVGAQGGELASVVEAALTAEIGLLINSSRQIIYADSSENFAAAAAQEAQKLQMEMAKFI
- a CDS encoding cytochrome-c peroxidase; translation: MKKYKVICLFYLLFFLFACESEKSIKPKIEMQIPAHFPKMDYDLSQNPITTEGFELGKALFFEGDLSRDGTISCGSCHIPSSAFTHHGHDLSHGIDDRLGRRNTPAIMNLAWHNSFSWEGGVRHLDLFAIVPIETEVEMDEELQHVLQKIRQNPKYPPLFEAAFGTKEITTELFLKALSQFMLVAVSADTRYDAYFLGNQQALNDTEKAGLALFEQKCAPCHQGTLFSDFAFRNNGLAPKPRPDKGRSEITLNPEDDFKFKTPSLRNVVLTAPYMHDGRFYTLREVLRHYREEVQPLPNLDPLLQKEDGTLGLALTAEESELIIAFLQTLTDENFVRNPLFAE
- a CDS encoding MbnP family protein, translating into MLHKLSFSFRTFSLLLTLLLVACTACDKNEDAPAPINPNEKGTMRFEFDNVVGEENLQLGTTRYQNAHGEDFTVTLLNYYLSNFVLIDEKGNEYVVPQEESYFLVKESDKNSQFISIPNVPAGNYKSIRFMVGVDSLRNTMDLSRRTGVLDPANNTGEDKMYWSWNSGYIFFKMEGMSSKAAPDPNGENKFRYHIGGFGGYESPTINNIKTVTLNLGAKAAEVRQNQTPLLHITVDLLKVFEGTHQVRIAENGTVMFSPFSTKIADNYTNMFMFHHMHND